In one Corallococcus sp. EGB genomic region, the following are encoded:
- a CDS encoding ABC transporter substrate-binding protein has protein sequence MHDCLLHPRGWLLGLLLLLCIPRTGEAQPEDLSTWVALPPETLRGWRVEATSQRIRISHEQPPTPELQTREVLVLLTVAQSSLNWILEGMLPVLRNPRVRVELTLYKLGTGREEQERMLALADSGQFDLIVAMGSDATRFLYNRFGNQPTPVVALCKAPELWLGFEEGASQQAKPDNMAFVSLSLSPDVQLHYLQELLGPLKVLTVVYDRRNQSTVEVEAEAMRRMSARDGFQLLELAVDGKRGAEETLTEQLPRMARAMRQIDPGGRHSLFWVTTSSAVYDELERIDRSSEGIPVLGSVREAVRGGNASAVMSIGVPFKSAGQLGARYVLEVLGSRRPASRLPMGVISPPDLAIHLRRARQLDIKLPFHFLEQAGSLYDLDGRLVRQDGQPAVSTPAAPP, from the coding sequence ATGCATGACTGCCTCCTCCACCCGCGCGGGTGGCTGCTGGGCCTGCTGCTGCTCCTGTGTATTCCCCGGACGGGCGAGGCCCAGCCGGAGGACCTCTCCACCTGGGTGGCCCTGCCCCCAGAGACGCTTCGCGGCTGGCGGGTGGAGGCGACGTCGCAGCGGATCCGCATCTCCCACGAACAGCCCCCGACGCCCGAACTCCAGACGCGCGAGGTGCTGGTGCTGCTCACCGTGGCCCAGAGCAGCCTCAACTGGATCCTCGAGGGAATGCTGCCGGTGCTGCGCAACCCGCGCGTGCGGGTGGAGCTCACGCTCTACAAGCTGGGCACGGGCCGCGAGGAGCAGGAGCGGATGCTGGCGCTGGCGGACTCCGGCCAGTTCGACCTGATTGTCGCCATGGGCTCGGACGCGACGCGCTTTCTCTACAACCGCTTCGGCAACCAGCCCACGCCGGTGGTGGCGCTGTGCAAGGCGCCGGAGCTGTGGCTGGGCTTCGAGGAGGGCGCGTCCCAGCAGGCCAAGCCCGACAACATGGCCTTCGTCTCGCTGTCGCTCTCTCCCGACGTGCAGCTGCACTACCTCCAGGAGCTGCTGGGGCCGCTGAAGGTGCTGACGGTGGTGTACGACCGCCGCAACCAGAGCACCGTGGAGGTGGAGGCGGAGGCCATGCGGCGGATGTCCGCGCGGGACGGCTTCCAACTGCTGGAGCTGGCGGTGGACGGCAAGCGCGGCGCGGAGGAGACGCTCACCGAACAGCTGCCCCGCATGGCGCGCGCGATGCGGCAGATAGACCCCGGTGGCCGGCACAGCCTCTTCTGGGTCACCACGTCCTCCGCGGTGTACGACGAACTGGAGCGCATCGACCGGTCCTCCGAGGGCATCCCGGTGCTGGGCTCCGTGCGTGAGGCCGTGCGCGGGGGGAACGCCAGCGCGGTCATGTCCATTGGCGTGCCCTTCAAGAGCGCCGGCCAGCTGGGCGCACGGTACGTGCTGGAGGTGTTGGGCTCGCGCCGCCCGGCGTCGCGGCTGCCCATGGGGGTCATCTCCCCGCCGGACCTGGCCATCCACCTGCGGCGGGCGCGGCAGCTGGACATCAAGCTGCCCTTCCACTTCCTGGAGCAGGCCGGCTCCCTCTACGACCTGGATGGCCGGCTGGTGCGCCAGGATGGACAGCCCGCCGTGTCCACCCCGGCGGCCCCGCCATGA
- a CDS encoding CHAT domain-containing protein has protein sequence MSAVVAKPAPLELLLELVRALEAGDPFHFRMEPQEYLLRRAGGSYARAALAWEPALLSDLAELEKPHPDRNVVQRLGERLRAFLEGVGWDAQANDIAAAVQQGRAVHLTFRFAAAELFALPWELLTLGTSGRTVAELPGVLIRYEWPASADVPAPGTSQQGRVLFAWSAAGGPVPARAHQQEVSSACQQGAYPFEPERDILPHVSLASLSEALHRPGEPVSVLHLLCHGGRRGQTYGLLWDASWEGGEPELVDGATLRQLLMPHAATLRLVVLCACQSGAGATDNHLGSVAQALHRAGLPAVVASRLLLSVPGSVVLTRALYRALLVTPASLEEAVGHARRQLALDTTALDHVSLQLYARAEHGGDTRPVALRPYRGLLPFQQEDRRFFFGRESLQQELLQRIHEAVEGERPRFQVLAGVSGSGKSSLALASLPQELRAADWEVRLLKPGQGAAQTLHAVRQVPPERRQLLLVDPFEELFTAMEAPARRDLATALWRLAKDPERRVVVLATLQVDYLGRCGDLVVDAEGTRLDAAVYSDAHRLFVTELQGDALRAAIEGPAHKVGLRFEAGLVDRLLQEVGQEPGSLPLLQYALDQLWEEREGQQLTHRAYAALGGVAGALKRAANGLYEALPRSAQGQARRLLVELVDFQGGPSHGRRRRVRTQQLRPTLPEPRADFDRVLGALGTARLLTREADPSGVEWLQLSHESLLRTWPELAEWARADRERLQHFRELEAWAQAWLAHRSAPDGGAPYLLSGSRLGYAQDILRRYSEEPGEDVLQLLDASEAAAEAQDASARQRLVRMLVSALVVAGVMAALAWNARQLEARAWRERQEAQRHAWRARDLVLLDVARKLRRDNPTLALLMLREVQEPGRLRGWAQDVSAVLQEPLSRAVLRGHTQAVVHVEVSPDGQRVVTASKDGTARLWRADGEGAPVVLTGHAGPVYHATFSPAGGQRVLTSSHDGTARLWSSADGALLHTFRHRGVVQWGAFSPDGRYVATASRDGLARLWTVDGTGEPREVRHRGAVQTVAFSPDGRWLLTASLDGTARLVPVEGTEAPRELPHPAPVASATFDPEGTHVLTVARDGVARVWPVNGATAPVALRGHQGELTTARFSPDGQWVVTASADTTARVFRADGRGEPRVLRGHQGAVRLATFGGPLGEWILTVSSDTTARLWSAREDTPPRLLLGHRSTLLWGGFGPDGKQAVTASVDATARVWRLDAPQDSLPLQASGGFLWSVAFSPDGAQVATASQDGAVRLWSEDGRVTHVLRGHARDVRSVVFSPDGRWLLTASLDGTARLWPTDGSTAGRRVLASQREPFFGAAFSPDGQRVALASSPRATRIVSVDGTRPPVALEGHGDLVRSVAFSPDGQRLITASQDGTARIWSAEGRLTATLYSHDDWVLSAAFHPKDPTQVLTSSQDGTARLWTVEHGRVRGVRALLRHDAPVPWAAWSPDGARVVTACADGRVRVWLADAPDAPYLVLAAHEGEVTSAAFSPRAEEPRLVTGSTDGSARVWRPREPLPIERLQEKLQATSSACLTPGERRGHLGDLPAKALEASAACEQHHGRPPLPDEP, from the coding sequence ATGAGCGCCGTCGTCGCGAAGCCCGCCCCGCTGGAGCTGCTCCTGGAGCTGGTGCGCGCGCTGGAGGCGGGTGACCCCTTCCACTTCCGGATGGAGCCGCAGGAGTACCTCCTGCGGAGGGCCGGGGGCAGCTACGCGCGCGCGGCGCTCGCGTGGGAGCCCGCGCTCCTGTCGGACCTCGCGGAGCTGGAGAAGCCCCACCCGGACCGCAACGTGGTGCAGCGCCTGGGAGAGCGGCTGCGCGCGTTCCTGGAAGGCGTGGGCTGGGACGCGCAAGCCAATGACATCGCCGCCGCCGTCCAGCAGGGCCGCGCGGTGCACCTCACCTTCCGCTTCGCCGCGGCGGAGCTCTTCGCGCTGCCCTGGGAGCTGCTCACGCTGGGCACCTCCGGGCGCACCGTGGCGGAGCTCCCCGGCGTCCTCATCCGCTACGAGTGGCCCGCGTCCGCGGACGTGCCCGCGCCGGGCACATCCCAGCAGGGCCGCGTCCTCTTCGCCTGGTCCGCCGCCGGAGGCCCGGTGCCGGCCCGGGCGCATCAGCAGGAGGTGAGCTCCGCCTGTCAGCAGGGCGCGTACCCGTTCGAGCCGGAGCGGGACATCCTGCCGCACGTCTCGCTGGCGTCGCTGTCGGAGGCGCTCCACCGCCCCGGTGAACCCGTGTCCGTGCTCCACCTGCTGTGCCACGGCGGCCGGCGTGGGCAGACGTATGGCCTGCTCTGGGACGCGTCGTGGGAGGGAGGCGAACCGGAGCTGGTGGACGGCGCGACCCTGCGCCAGCTGCTCATGCCGCACGCGGCGACGCTGCGGCTGGTGGTGCTGTGCGCCTGCCAGAGTGGCGCGGGCGCGACGGACAATCACCTGGGCAGCGTGGCCCAGGCGCTCCACCGCGCGGGGCTGCCTGCGGTGGTGGCCTCGCGCCTGCTGCTCTCCGTGCCGGGCTCCGTGGTGCTCACGCGCGCCCTCTACCGCGCGCTGCTGGTGACCCCCGCGTCGCTGGAGGAGGCGGTGGGGCACGCCCGGCGACAGCTGGCGCTGGACACCACCGCGTTGGACCACGTCTCGCTCCAGCTCTACGCGCGCGCGGAGCACGGCGGCGACACGCGCCCGGTGGCGCTCAGGCCCTACCGGGGACTGCTGCCCTTCCAGCAGGAGGACCGCCGCTTCTTCTTCGGCCGCGAGTCGCTCCAGCAGGAGCTGCTCCAGCGCATCCATGAGGCGGTGGAGGGAGAGCGCCCCCGCTTCCAGGTGCTGGCGGGGGTCTCCGGCAGCGGCAAGTCCTCGCTCGCCCTCGCGTCCCTGCCCCAGGAGCTCCGGGCCGCGGACTGGGAGGTCCGGCTGCTCAAGCCGGGACAGGGCGCGGCGCAGACGCTCCACGCGGTGCGCCAGGTCCCGCCGGAGCGCCGGCAGCTCTTGCTGGTGGATCCCTTCGAGGAGCTCTTCACCGCGATGGAGGCCCCTGCGCGCCGCGACCTGGCCACCGCGCTGTGGCGCCTCGCGAAGGACCCGGAGCGCCGGGTGGTCGTGCTGGCCACGCTCCAGGTGGACTACCTGGGGCGCTGCGGCGACCTGGTGGTGGACGCGGAGGGCACGCGCCTGGACGCGGCCGTGTACTCGGACGCCCACCGCCTCTTCGTCACGGAGCTGCAGGGCGATGCGCTGCGAGCCGCCATCGAGGGCCCCGCGCACAAGGTGGGGCTGCGCTTCGAGGCCGGGCTGGTGGACCGGCTCCTCCAGGAGGTGGGGCAGGAGCCCGGGTCCCTGCCCCTGCTCCAGTACGCGTTGGATCAGCTCTGGGAGGAACGCGAGGGACAACAGCTCACCCACCGCGCCTACGCGGCCCTGGGCGGCGTGGCGGGGGCGCTGAAGCGGGCGGCGAACGGGCTCTATGAAGCGTTGCCCCGGAGCGCCCAGGGGCAGGCGCGCCGGCTGCTGGTGGAGCTGGTGGACTTCCAGGGCGGGCCCTCGCATGGGAGGCGCCGGCGGGTGCGCACGCAGCAGCTGCGCCCCACCCTTCCGGAGCCCCGCGCCGACTTCGACCGGGTGCTGGGCGCCCTCGGCACCGCGCGACTGCTGACCCGGGAGGCGGACCCGTCGGGCGTGGAGTGGTTGCAGCTGTCGCACGAGTCGCTGCTGCGCACCTGGCCGGAGCTGGCGGAGTGGGCCCGCGCGGACCGGGAGCGCCTCCAGCACTTCCGCGAGCTGGAGGCCTGGGCCCAGGCCTGGCTCGCGCACCGGAGCGCTCCCGACGGCGGCGCGCCCTACCTCCTGTCCGGAAGCCGGCTGGGCTACGCGCAGGACATCCTGCGGCGCTACAGCGAGGAGCCGGGCGAGGACGTCCTGCAGCTGCTGGACGCCAGCGAGGCCGCCGCCGAGGCCCAGGACGCGTCGGCGCGTCAGCGCCTGGTGCGGATGCTGGTGTCCGCGCTGGTGGTGGCGGGGGTGATGGCGGCCCTCGCATGGAACGCGCGCCAGCTGGAGGCCCGGGCCTGGCGGGAGCGGCAGGAGGCGCAGCGCCACGCCTGGCGCGCCCGGGACCTGGTGCTGCTGGACGTCGCCCGGAAGCTGCGGCGAGACAATCCCACGCTGGCGCTGCTCATGCTGCGCGAGGTCCAGGAGCCCGGCCGCCTCCGGGGCTGGGCCCAGGACGTGTCCGCGGTCCTCCAGGAGCCGTTGAGCCGCGCGGTGCTGCGCGGCCACACCCAGGCCGTGGTCCATGTGGAGGTCAGCCCGGACGGGCAGCGCGTGGTGACCGCGTCGAAGGACGGCACCGCGCGGCTGTGGCGGGCCGACGGCGAGGGAGCGCCCGTGGTGCTCACGGGCCACGCGGGCCCCGTCTACCACGCCACCTTCAGCCCGGCGGGAGGACAGCGCGTGCTCACCTCCTCGCACGACGGCACGGCGCGGCTGTGGAGCTCGGCCGACGGCGCGCTCCTGCACACGTTCCGGCATCGCGGCGTCGTGCAGTGGGGCGCCTTCAGCCCGGACGGCCGGTACGTGGCCACGGCCTCGCGCGACGGCCTGGCGCGGCTGTGGACCGTGGACGGCACCGGCGAGCCGCGCGAGGTGCGGCACCGGGGCGCCGTGCAGACCGTGGCCTTCAGCCCGGATGGGCGGTGGCTGCTGACGGCCTCGCTGGACGGCACCGCGCGCCTGGTTCCCGTGGAGGGGACGGAAGCCCCGCGCGAGCTGCCCCACCCCGCGCCGGTCGCCTCCGCCACGTTCGACCCGGAAGGCACCCACGTGCTGACCGTGGCCCGGGACGGCGTCGCGCGTGTCTGGCCCGTCAACGGCGCCACCGCCCCCGTGGCGCTGAGGGGCCATCAGGGCGAGCTGACCACCGCGCGCTTCAGCCCGGACGGGCAGTGGGTGGTGACCGCGTCGGCGGACACCACCGCGCGCGTCTTCCGGGCCGACGGGCGGGGCGAGCCCCGCGTGCTGCGCGGCCACCAGGGCGCCGTGCGTCTGGCCACCTTCGGGGGACCGCTGGGCGAGTGGATCCTCACCGTCTCCTCGGACACCACGGCGCGGCTGTGGTCCGCGCGGGAGGACACGCCGCCCCGGCTGCTGCTCGGCCACCGGTCCACGTTGCTGTGGGGCGGCTTCGGTCCGGACGGCAAGCAGGCCGTCACCGCCTCCGTCGACGCCACCGCGAGGGTGTGGCGTCTGGACGCGCCCCAGGACTCACTCCCGCTCCAGGCGTCCGGGGGCTTCCTCTGGTCCGTGGCCTTCAGCCCGGACGGCGCGCAGGTGGCCACGGCATCACAGGACGGGGCGGTGCGCCTCTGGTCGGAGGACGGCCGGGTCACACACGTCCTGCGGGGCCACGCGCGGGACGTGCGCTCCGTGGTGTTCAGCCCGGATGGCCGGTGGCTGCTGACGGCCTCGCTGGATGGCACCGCGCGCCTGTGGCCCACGGACGGAAGCACCGCGGGCCGGCGCGTGCTGGCATCCCAGCGCGAGCCCTTCTTCGGCGCCGCCTTCAGCCCCGACGGGCAGCGCGTGGCGCTCGCCTCCAGCCCGCGCGCCACCCGCATCGTGAGCGTGGATGGGACGCGGCCGCCCGTCGCGCTGGAGGGCCACGGCGACCTGGTCCGCTCCGTGGCCTTCAGCCCGGACGGCCAGCGCCTCATCACCGCGTCCCAGGATGGCACCGCCCGCATCTGGAGCGCGGAGGGGCGGCTCACCGCCACGCTCTACAGCCATGACGACTGGGTCCTCTCCGCCGCCTTCCACCCGAAGGATCCCACCCAGGTGCTCACGTCCTCGCAGGACGGCACGGCGCGCCTCTGGACCGTGGAGCACGGCCGCGTGCGAGGGGTGCGCGCGCTCCTGCGCCACGACGCGCCGGTGCCCTGGGCCGCCTGGAGCCCGGATGGCGCCCGCGTCGTCACCGCGTGCGCGGACGGCCGTGTCCGCGTCTGGCTCGCGGACGCGCCGGACGCGCCGTACCTCGTCCTCGCCGCGCATGAGGGCGAGGTGACCTCGGCGGCGTTCAGCCCCCGCGCGGAGGAGCCCCGGCTCGTCACCGGCTCCACGGACGGCAGCGCCCGGGTGTGGCGTCCGCGCGAGCCGCTTCCCATCGAGCGGCTCCAGGAGAAGCTCCAGGCGACCAGCTCCGCGTGCCTGACGCCCGGCGAACGGCGCGGCCACCTGGGCGACCTGCCCGCGAAGGCGCTGGAGGCCAGCGCCGCGTGTGAGCAGCACCATGGACGCCCACCGCTCCCGGACGAGCCCTGA
- a CDS encoding OprO/OprP family phosphate-selective porin — translation MSVLVPVLLLAPLARAEPPPPTGATVLQSRDGRSTLRVGMGLQTDLRLTPTDDGLASTFLVRRARLNLSGTLAPFADVRLITDVGLRDTPLYQDAWLELRAAPWLRLRTGRLKVPFGYEWLETSSTFLDFVEQSLLFTLVLPRYDQGLALHGEGGGKRVEYWLGLFNEASSKARDEDRGKMLAGRVAVVPAEGVSVAVSATHALGDNLPEEARGKLATGFSFLTAPQYKLTYSTGATGLFVVPPEWRLGADFVSFQGPTSLKVEYARAFSPSREGWLTAADLGREDRRVHLAGLRSQAFYASGTWVLTGEEKQERGVDPERPFDPGADRYGAGAWELALRYGFARLRFEGLPDHDGPSEERLQEMTAGLNWYLNSTTRWMFNASRYVFAGGRPHYDELLMRIQWFF, via the coding sequence ATGTCTGTTTTGGTCCCGGTGCTCCTGCTGGCGCCCCTGGCGCGCGCGGAACCCCCGCCGCCCACGGGCGCCACCGTGCTCCAGAGCCGCGACGGCCGGTCCACGCTGCGCGTCGGCATGGGCCTCCAGACGGACCTGCGGCTGACGCCCACCGACGACGGGCTCGCGAGCACCTTCCTCGTCCGCCGCGCGCGCCTGAACCTCTCCGGCACGCTGGCGCCCTTCGCGGACGTCCGGCTCATCACCGACGTGGGCCTGCGTGACACGCCCCTCTACCAGGACGCATGGTTGGAGTTGCGTGCCGCGCCCTGGCTGCGGCTGCGCACGGGCCGGCTCAAGGTCCCCTTCGGTTACGAGTGGCTGGAGACCTCCTCCACCTTCCTGGACTTCGTCGAACAATCCCTCCTCTTCACCCTGGTGCTGCCCCGGTACGACCAGGGCCTGGCGCTCCACGGAGAGGGGGGCGGCAAGCGCGTGGAGTACTGGCTGGGCCTCTTCAACGAGGCGAGCAGCAAGGCGCGCGACGAGGATCGCGGGAAGATGCTGGCGGGCCGCGTCGCCGTGGTTCCGGCGGAGGGCGTCTCCGTCGCGGTGAGCGCCACCCACGCGCTGGGCGACAACCTGCCGGAGGAGGCGCGCGGCAAGCTGGCCACGGGCTTCTCCTTCCTGACGGCGCCCCAGTACAAGCTGACGTACTCCACGGGCGCCACGGGCCTGTTCGTCGTGCCGCCTGAATGGCGCCTGGGCGCGGACTTCGTGTCCTTCCAGGGGCCCACGTCGCTGAAGGTGGAGTACGCCCGCGCCTTCTCCCCTTCGCGCGAGGGCTGGCTCACCGCCGCGGACCTGGGCCGGGAGGACCGGCGCGTGCACCTGGCGGGCCTGCGCTCCCAGGCCTTCTACGCGTCCGGCACGTGGGTGCTCACGGGCGAGGAGAAGCAGGAGCGGGGGGTGGACCCGGAGCGGCCCTTCGATCCGGGCGCGGACCGGTACGGCGCGGGCGCGTGGGAGCTGGCGCTGCGCTACGGCTTCGCGCGGCTGCGCTTCGAGGGCCTGCCCGACCACGACGGACCTTCCGAGGAGCGCCTCCAGGAGATGACCGCCGGCCTCAACTGGTACCTCAACTCCACCACCCGCTGGATGTTCAACGCCAGCCGGTACGTCTTCGCCGGGGGGCGGCCCCACTACGACGAGCTCCTCATGCGCATCCAGTGGTTCTTCTGA
- a CDS encoding MFS transporter yields the protein MSVHSLRHGRGLRRARLGALLLVLAASLGGVVALGLGEAWRGDARLQFERLAAQGAIIQGPVEMFLRVGVALEQFTGFTQLARALRESDPTLEAVRVLDDQGRLLFSEPPGSEAPPPAARRVPPLPHERFAVTEDAHAFHVSLPLSDRFGEVGRLELVMPREAVSQRVLQRFQPLFTLLGGCLLFLGAFVAGAQRLWMRRPRRWLGAAFSLGFVGLTLASLLALADLYSDGLHQRTSSLAHSLARRLNEAARLGLTLSHLRGLDTLLEEYQRTNADLGSLALIADERVLIQVDAGAGRTGDGRFEYTIDLELTEGPWNLPVRLEVGAAKGALQARLWRAAPGFLFLFAASGLLGLLVLGALVPLPRRGSGSRAFEQRTAGRLQPLAFLGGLLEGLPFSFLPVAAEAFSPGGGAALLAVAFQGACALALVPSERYARRGHLGRWLTVALGVSTAAFALMAFTSDLRAWLVLRGLCGFGLGALAAGTRAYLLAALPPGPPPRRLARLTLARGGGLLAGTVLGALAAAHLGPSPVFLFAALCGLGALAYSRRWLPPLEARDRSAGPRTFRASLAPPPPPPGAWSPREHRLALLCIGLPSWLSRGGVLGLVLPLWLVGEGQDTDRVGQLLALVALGALLPHALPARLDGSRRLLQAGVLGTGVSLLALAKLGAMEPVRALALCLLGVSLGLIHGPLDHHLESPPPEGARKRSWASVAQLLGALGQCVGPLLVSTFWRPPEDPLPVLGGWSVGVLLLGALHSWMTRARPGREVRHA from the coding sequence ATGTCTGTCCATTCCCTCCGGCACGGGCGCGGGCTGCGCCGGGCCCGGCTTGGCGCCCTCCTCCTGGTGCTGGCCGCTTCGCTCGGCGGGGTCGTCGCCCTGGGGCTGGGCGAGGCGTGGCGCGGGGATGCCCGCCTCCAGTTCGAGCGGCTCGCGGCGCAGGGGGCGATCATCCAGGGGCCGGTGGAGATGTTCCTGCGCGTGGGCGTGGCGCTGGAGCAGTTCACCGGGTTCACCCAGCTGGCGCGCGCGCTGCGCGAGTCGGACCCCACGCTGGAGGCGGTCCGCGTCCTGGATGACCAGGGCCGCCTCCTCTTCTCCGAGCCCCCCGGCTCCGAGGCTCCACCCCCCGCGGCCCGCCGCGTGCCCCCCCTGCCCCACGAGCGCTTCGCGGTGACGGAGGATGCGCACGCCTTCCACGTGTCGCTGCCGCTGTCGGACCGCTTCGGGGAGGTGGGCCGCCTGGAGCTGGTGATGCCGCGGGAGGCGGTGTCGCAGCGGGTGCTCCAGCGCTTCCAGCCCCTCTTCACGCTGCTGGGGGGCTGCCTGCTGTTCCTGGGGGCGTTCGTGGCGGGCGCGCAACGGCTGTGGATGCGGCGGCCCCGGCGCTGGCTGGGCGCGGCGTTCAGCCTGGGCTTCGTGGGCCTGACGCTGGCCTCGTTGCTGGCGCTGGCGGACCTCTATTCCGACGGGCTGCACCAGCGCACCAGCAGCCTGGCGCATTCGCTGGCGCGGCGGCTAAACGAGGCGGCGCGGCTGGGCCTGACGCTCTCCCACCTGCGCGGCCTGGACACCCTGCTGGAGGAGTACCAGCGCACCAACGCGGACCTGGGCTCGCTGGCGCTCATCGCGGATGAACGGGTGCTCATCCAGGTGGACGCGGGCGCGGGGCGCACGGGGGACGGGCGCTTCGAGTACACCATCGACCTGGAGCTCACGGAGGGCCCGTGGAACCTCCCCGTGCGCCTGGAGGTGGGCGCCGCGAAGGGCGCGCTCCAGGCACGACTCTGGCGCGCGGCGCCCGGCTTCCTCTTCCTCTTCGCCGCCTCAGGATTGTTGGGTCTGCTGGTGCTCGGTGCCCTGGTGCCCCTGCCCCGGCGTGGCTCGGGCTCGCGCGCCTTCGAGCAGCGGACAGCGGGCCGGCTCCAGCCCCTCGCCTTCCTCGGGGGCTTGCTGGAGGGGCTCCCGTTCTCCTTCCTCCCCGTGGCCGCGGAGGCCTTCTCCCCGGGCGGTGGCGCCGCGCTGCTCGCCGTCGCCTTCCAGGGCGCGTGCGCGCTCGCGCTCGTCCCCTCCGAGCGTTACGCAAGGCGGGGCCACCTCGGGCGCTGGCTCACGGTGGCGCTGGGGGTGTCCACCGCGGCCTTCGCCTTGATGGCGTTCACCTCGGACCTGCGCGCGTGGCTGGTGCTGCGCGGGCTCTGTGGGTTCGGATTGGGGGCGCTGGCCGCCGGGACGCGGGCGTATCTGCTCGCCGCGCTTCCCCCGGGACCACCGCCCCGGCGCCTCGCGCGGCTCACCCTGGCCCGGGGGGGCGGCCTGCTCGCCGGCACGGTGCTGGGCGCGCTCGCGGCGGCCCACCTGGGCCCGTCCCCGGTGTTCCTGTTCGCGGCCCTCTGTGGCCTGGGGGCGCTCGCGTATTCGCGGCGCTGGCTGCCCCCGCTGGAGGCGCGAGACCGATCCGCCGGGCCTCGCACCTTCCGGGCCTCCCTCGCGCCTCCGCCGCCACCTCCGGGCGCGTGGAGCCCGCGCGAGCACCGCCTGGCGCTGCTGTGCATCGGGCTGCCGTCATGGCTCTCACGCGGGGGCGTGCTCGGCCTCGTGTTGCCCCTGTGGCTCGTGGGCGAGGGCCAGGACACGGACCGCGTCGGTCAGCTGCTCGCCCTCGTCGCCCTGGGCGCGCTGCTTCCCCATGCCCTGCCGGCGCGCCTCGACGGGAGCCGGAGGCTGCTTCAGGCAGGCGTGCTGGGCACCGGAGTGTCACTGCTCGCGCTCGCGAAGCTCGGCGCGATGGAGCCCGTCCGCGCACTGGCGCTCTGCCTGCTGGGAGTGTCCCTCGGGCTCATCCATGGCCCGCTCGACCACCACCTCGAGAGCCCGCCGCCGGAGGGCGCGCGGAAGCGCTCCTGGGCCTCCGTTGCGCAGCTGCTCGGCGCGCTCGGGCAGTGCGTCGGGCCGCTCCTCGTCAGCACCTTCTGGAGGCCCCCGGAGGATCCGCTCCCGGTGCTCGGAGGGTGGAGCGTCGGGGTGCTGCTGCTGGGGGCCCTTCATTCCTGGATGACCCGGGCCCGGCCCGGCCGCGAGGTGCGCCATGCATGA